From a region of the Armatimonas rosea genome:
- the aroB gene encoding 3-dehydroquinate synthase, whose translation MSQVVPVALSEGRDYQIQIGSGALSTLGEQAKAVARSSRVVVLSQPGIFRRWGQQVQASLEEVGLQVDTLCYPAGEHHKNLRMIGRLYEGLYELTPALDRKTLLVALGGGVVGDMVGYVAATYLRGLDYLQVPTTLLAMVDSSVGGKTGVDFREGKNLVGAFHQPRAVVIDPNVLTTLPRREVRAGLAEVVKYGVIQDPELLGYVTRHAKPLQAIDPEAIAHVVARSCQLKAEVVTADEREETGLRAILNFGHTIGHALEGATHYRRYKHGEAVAIGMVSAALIGEEAGVTPREVTGALREALEALGLPQALPTDISDEALLALTARDKKAVVGEARFVLAEALGAVRLCPVPLELVRSGLVRHRQEV comes from the coding sequence ATGAGCCAAGTGGTGCCCGTGGCGCTCTCCGAGGGGCGCGACTACCAAATTCAGATCGGCTCGGGGGCGCTCAGCACCTTGGGGGAGCAAGCGAAGGCAGTCGCCCGCTCCTCACGTGTGGTGGTCCTGAGCCAGCCTGGGATCTTTCGGCGCTGGGGACAGCAGGTTCAGGCCAGTCTTGAGGAGGTGGGGTTGCAGGTGGACACGCTCTGCTACCCGGCGGGTGAGCACCACAAGAACCTCCGAATGATTGGTCGTCTGTACGAAGGTCTCTACGAGCTCACGCCGGCGCTGGATCGCAAGACACTTCTTGTAGCACTGGGCGGCGGGGTCGTGGGGGACATGGTGGGGTATGTCGCGGCGACCTACCTGCGCGGCCTGGACTATCTCCAGGTACCCACCACGCTCCTGGCCATGGTGGACTCCTCCGTCGGCGGAAAGACCGGTGTCGATTTTCGCGAGGGAAAGAACCTGGTAGGAGCCTTTCACCAGCCCCGTGCTGTCGTCATCGACCCTAATGTGCTCACCACCTTGCCACGGCGTGAGGTACGGGCGGGGCTCGCGGAGGTAGTCAAGTACGGTGTGATCCAAGACCCCGAGCTGCTGGGCTATGTTACACGCCATGCCAAACCGCTCCAAGCGATCGATCCCGAGGCGATTGCCCATGTCGTGGCGCGCTCTTGTCAGCTCAAGGCCGAGGTCGTGACCGCCGATGAGCGGGAGGAGACCGGCCTGCGGGCGATCTTGAACTTTGGCCATACGATCGGGCATGCCCTTGAGGGAGCGACCCACTACCGGCGCTACAAGCATGGGGAGGCGGTTGCCATTGGCATGGTCTCTGCGGCCCTCATTGGTGAGGAGGCCGGCGTGACTCCCAGAGAGGTGACCGGCGCTCTTCGAGAGGCGCTGGAGGCTCTGGGACTTCCTCAAGCCCTGCCCACCGATATCTCCGACGAGGCGCTCCTGGCACTCACCGCGCGGGATAAAAAGGCCGTGGTGGGGGAGGCGCGCTTTGTGCTCGCCGAGGCACTCGGTGCCGTGCGTCTCTGCCCGGTGCCCCTGGAGCTGGTGCGCTCCGGGCTGGTACGCCACCGACAGGAGGTGTGA
- a CDS encoding protein kinase domain-containing protein produces the protein MSSEEPLGAEGRSKDKDRVRLINRIVGKRYEVLECVGEGPVLTAFRSRDQQLNRIVALKTLRSELQDRPALLEALRAGFSEVLTLNHAAITRAYDVGSDSEGIALYYAEEFVRGIDLKERIRRAAPFQLTSAVDVAITASEALEYSHGHGIAHGDLCPQNILIGPEGQVKVTGFGIAPTYTQLVGEDTSLLMRIVPYAAPDLATSTMPTASGDLYALAVVLFEMLTGELPFRGDNPVTIALRHAQEAPPAPRSLNQAIPRALEGIILKGLAKRPQDRYHSATELLEDLRKVREALRFGRSLAWSPLEVQEQAPEPRSAEEAPASPVSVMPVAAAPQPETGPRVSKPVSPEAPAPTGKKLRKVAPDDDEAPLPPRRTGGVLLAINLLLLLALVGSGAVVFNWIRPFLSPANEVIIPELRGKTLTEAKAIANERRFKLVAEEGEFRDDKPAGVIYDQKELADGKKSIVEGKEIYVKVSRGPEMVLVPNVEETTLDKAQKDLEKAGLKIGETTRRFDPITPNGVVLQQLPRGDGSERRARGTKIDLVVSKGPEPEPTPEPTPPPTPEPRTPTGTGDGVGLPDPEDTRQRTFRVPYKVPQDGQPHHIVIQIEDSEGTHTGYEKNHEPGQSLTAEVTGIGRPITIKLYDNDDLRAQTTPVKGK, from the coding sequence GTGTCGAGTGAAGAGCCGCTGGGCGCTGAGGGGCGTTCCAAAGATAAAGACCGTGTGCGCCTGATCAACCGTATCGTTGGAAAACGCTACGAGGTGCTGGAGTGTGTGGGAGAGGGGCCGGTTCTAACCGCCTTTCGCTCCCGTGACCAGCAGCTCAACCGGATTGTCGCACTCAAGACTCTGCGCTCCGAGCTCCAGGATCGTCCTGCGCTTCTTGAGGCTCTCCGGGCAGGCTTCTCCGAGGTTCTCACTCTAAACCATGCCGCGATTACGCGTGCCTACGATGTGGGGAGCGACTCCGAGGGGATTGCTCTGTACTACGCGGAGGAGTTTGTGCGTGGGATCGACTTAAAAGAGCGCATTCGACGAGCGGCACCCTTCCAGCTCACGAGCGCGGTCGATGTGGCTATCACGGCCTCGGAGGCGCTGGAGTACTCCCATGGGCATGGGATCGCCCACGGGGATCTCTGTCCGCAGAACATCTTAATTGGGCCCGAGGGACAGGTTAAGGTCACCGGCTTTGGGATCGCGCCTACCTACACACAGCTCGTGGGCGAGGATACCAGCCTCTTAATGCGGATCGTTCCCTATGCCGCTCCCGATCTGGCGACCAGTACCATGCCCACCGCGTCTGGCGATCTCTACGCTCTGGCAGTGGTTCTCTTTGAGATGCTGACCGGTGAGCTTCCCTTCCGTGGGGACAATCCCGTGACCATCGCACTGCGCCATGCCCAAGAGGCCCCGCCTGCGCCTCGCTCCCTCAACCAAGCAATCCCGCGCGCCTTGGAGGGGATCATCCTCAAGGGCCTCGCCAAGCGCCCGCAGGACCGCTACCACAGCGCCACGGAGCTCCTGGAAGACCTGCGCAAGGTGCGAGAGGCGCTGCGCTTTGGTCGCTCCCTTGCCTGGTCACCGCTGGAGGTTCAGGAGCAGGCCCCAGAGCCTCGCTCTGCCGAGGAGGCACCCGCTTCTCCGGTGAGCGTCATGCCGGTTGCGGCGGCCCCTCAGCCGGAGACAGGCCCTCGTGTCTCCAAGCCCGTCTCTCCGGAAGCGCCTGCGCCTACCGGCAAGAAGCTGCGAAAGGTGGCTCCCGACGACGACGAGGCCCCGCTCCCGCCACGCCGCACAGGTGGGGTGCTCTTGGCGATCAACTTGCTCCTGCTCCTGGCGCTTGTGGGGTCCGGGGCAGTGGTCTTTAACTGGATCCGTCCGTTCTTAAGTCCCGCAAACGAGGTCATTATCCCGGAGCTTCGTGGCAAGACCCTCACCGAGGCCAAGGCGATCGCCAATGAGCGGCGCTTCAAGCTGGTTGCCGAGGAAGGGGAGTTTCGCGACGACAAGCCGGCGGGGGTTATCTACGACCAGAAAGAGCTCGCCGACGGTAAGAAGAGCATTGTCGAGGGCAAAGAGATCTACGTGAAGGTCTCCCGCGGCCCCGAGATGGTGCTCGTCCCCAATGTGGAGGAGACAACCCTCGATAAGGCGCAGAAAGACCTCGAGAAAGCCGGCCTGAAGATTGGGGAGACAACCCGGCGCTTTGATCCCATCACGCCCAATGGGGTTGTTCTCCAGCAGCTCCCCCGTGGGGATGGCTCCGAGCGGCGTGCCCGCGGAACCAAGATCGATCTTGTGGTCTCAAAAGGCCCCGAGCCCGAGCCCACTCCTGAGCCGACACCGCCTCCGACACCTGAGCCGCGCACTCCGACAGGCACCGGGGACGGAGTGGGGCTTCCCGACCCAGAGGACACCCGCCAGCGTACCTTCCGTGTGCCCTACAAGGTGCCCCAAGACGGTCAGCCGCACCATATCGTGATCCAGATCGAGGACTCCGAGGGGACCCACACGGGCTACGA
- a CDS encoding shikimate kinase, translating to MLDNIALIGFMGSGKSTVGRLLAQRLGWRFQDTDALVERVAGCSIPTLFARDGEAAFRDKETSVLLGITLGERQVIATGGGAILREENVAALRTRSLVVYLTAQPEVLAERVSRRPGERPLLTSGQPEPPLARILSLLAERGPLYQSAAHCIVDTSSRPPAALVDEIIRQHQRGLV from the coding sequence ATGCTGGATAACATTGCACTAATAGGATTCATGGGGAGCGGGAAGAGTACCGTGGGACGCCTGCTCGCACAGAGGCTAGGCTGGCGATTTCAAGATACCGATGCTCTCGTGGAGAGAGTGGCAGGGTGCTCGATCCCGACGTTATTTGCCCGTGACGGCGAGGCTGCCTTTCGCGATAAAGAGACCTCTGTCCTCCTTGGGATCACCCTTGGGGAGCGCCAAGTGATCGCCACGGGCGGCGGGGCGATTCTGCGTGAGGAGAATGTCGCCGCTCTGCGGACCCGGAGCCTCGTGGTCTATCTCACGGCACAGCCCGAGGTGCTAGCGGAGCGTGTGAGCCGTCGGCCAGGGGAGCGCCCTCTCCTGACCAGCGGCCAGCCGGAGCCCCCTCTGGCGCGTATTCTGAGTCTCTTGGCAGAGCGTGGTCCTCTCTACCAGAGCGCTGCCCACTGCATTGTCGATACCTCGTCACGCCCACCCGCAGCACTGGTAGATGAGATCATTCGCCAGCATCAGCGAGGTTTGGTATGA